One window of Nymphaea colorata isolate Beijing-Zhang1983 chromosome 1, ASM883128v2, whole genome shotgun sequence genomic DNA carries:
- the LOC116245958 gene encoding putative disease resistance protein RGA1 — MTEKHDVSIISIVGEGGIGKTTLAKMVFSEVKQQFGECRWWVCISERPNRKDLLRKILKEVCKGSTAGLDCITSLSDLCTQIQSELWKNRFFLVLDDVWEIDWWQGEAESTLMRGAMGSKILITSRNIDVSKGVKALYRHRLAILPEDESWNLFFNKALRTENDLVSHNLQDIAKKIVKKCEWKVVADSVIWEWKMPALSSSSQYGPILPGLVLSYHDLPPYLTSCFVYCSIFPKDHEIENEGLIMQWVAHGLIEEKEATMQKRPCNASEAANKVRTLLSASLSSVEFTNFKWLRVLSLMQCLMDELPNSIECFSLLKYLDLSWSHVRRLPRSIGKLYNLQTLDLSYSKIEELQEEMGELCNLRYLGLEGTKCLKSIAKGLGKLTNLQTLHRFLVGKWQDPRLQINKSGKFTNPDN, encoded by the exons ATGACAGAGAAGCATGATGTTTCTATTATTTCTATTGTAGGAGAAGGCGGGATCGGCAAGActactcttgcaaaaatggtctttaGTGAAGTCAAACAACAGTTCGGAGAatgcaggtggtgggtttgcaTTTCTGAGAGGCCAAACCGTAAGGATCTATTGAGGAAAATACTCAAGGAAGTGTGCAAGGGATCTACAGCAGGTCTTGATTGTATCACTTCTTTGAGTGACTTGTGCACACAAATACAGAGTGAGCTATGGAAGAATAGATTTTTTCTGGTCttagatgatgtatgggaaaTAGATTGGTGGCAGGGAGAGGCAGAGAGCACTCTTATGAGAGGTGCAAtggggagcaaaattttgatcacTAGTCGCAATATAGATGTCTCCAAAGGTGTCAAAGCTTTATATAGGCATAGATTGGCAATATTGCCAGAAGATGAGAGTtggaatttattttttaacaaggCATTGAGGACTGAAAATGATTTGGTGAGCCACAATTTGCAAGATATTGCAAAAAAGATAGTCAAGAAGTGCG AGTGGAAGGTGGTTGCGGATAGTGTGATctgggaatggaagatgcctgcCTTATCCTCTTCCTCTCAATATGGTCCCATTCTTCCTGGTCTTGTACTGAGCTACCATGACTTGCCACCTTATTTGACCAGTTGTTTCGTCTATTGCAGCATTTTTCCAAAGGATCATGAGATTGAAAACGAGGGAttgatcatgcaatgggtggcacatggattgattgaagAAAAGGAAGCC ACGATGCAGAAGCGGCCATGCAATGCCTCAGAAGCAGCAAATAAGGTGCGGACATTATTGAGTGCATCCTTGTCTTCGGTGGAATTCActaatttcaagtggttgagggtgttgtcattgatgCAATGTCTAATGGATGAGCTACCGAACTCCATTGAATGcttttcacttctaaaatatctcgatctaagcTGGTCTCATGTGAGACGATTGCCCAGGTCAATTGGCAAACTCtataacttgcaaacattggatttaagttatagtaaaattgaagagttgcaAGAGGAAATGGGTGaactgtgcaacttgaggtatcttgggctggAAGGAACAAAGTGTTTGAAATCTATAGCCAAAGGCTTGGgtaagcttaccaatttacagACATTGCACAGGTTTTTG GTTGGCAAATGGCAAGATCCACGTTTGCAGATAAATAAATCTGGAAAATTCACCAACCCCGAcaattaa